TGAACAATTTGAAACATTTTTGCTGGAGGATATTCATGAGGTGGCatcctttaatagtgaggccattctagGATTAGTTAAAAAAACTGAGTAGGGGCCCCTTGAATAAAGCTAGACTTATCAAATGCAAATGCACTATCAGTTAATGTGACTGAAACTAAAGCTGTAATGACAAAAATAGATATCATACTCCATTAAACCTTCAGTATAAATTGCAGTCCATCAAAATTGTAGAATCTATAAATTTACTTCAGTTCATATTTCACAAAGTATGTAATGGAATAACCATATCAATCATGCTTTACTGAAAGCGTCTAGAGCCGTTGGCATTCTTTCGTGTCATAATTCTTTACTACCATTAAAAGCATAACTTGCAGTATACTCTGCTTTGTTTACCTTTCATTTAAATTTCTGCGCACTAGTGTGGGCCATGGTGACAAAATACAATTTGAAAAAGATTTCAGTTCAGCATAAGTTAGTCGTGTAGATTATCACTTGCCTAACAGACACACAATTGATCACTTGTTTATTGAACATGGCATTATTGATGTTTTCAATTTGTACACCTATGGGCTGTTACGATAATATAAAACAGGGCAAAAAAAACAACATTTAAACACTATTTCAAGGTTAGCTTTTATCTGCCTATACGAGTCACACTGCCTTCATATTTCTCACACAGAAATCAATTATGGACAACAAAGACTGTTATCATTTACCGTCAGTACTAAATAAACTGATTCTAGCCAGTATTGAATTCACACATATTGCGCTTTCACACCTACGCGAATTTCAGATTCAGTAATCACTCTTGAAACTCTTCAGTGTAACCGACATCCATCTATGTACATCTGCTAATGTATCTATTTTTGTATTGTTGATATTTCACAATAAATTTTTTCAAATGTATTTCATTTGTGTTTTACATTTTCTTCCATTGTTACTGTTTTGTACATATTTTTATTGTCAAGTATAAGTTACTGTGTTGCACCATGTTAGTTCTGTTGCCCCCCAGCTTCTGCCTGATGATACAGTTTCAGAACCTGGTTAAGTGCATAGTCGCTTCTATTCTCACCCCCTTCAAAAACTTTGCACTGatggaaataaattattattactattattattactatgTAAGTGTGCAGCACTAGTAAGGCTGTTTAACCAGGATGGGAATAAAGGTAGTAGTTACTGGGCCTCAAATATGGCATGTACCTACTATGAGGAGATGGGACAAGAATCGGGACAGAACAGGTGGAAACAcgacatagaaaaagaaaaggcaagtgTGTAAACTTGCCTGAACTTTGTCATTCTTGTTTTGAAAAACCTTGTGGGTCCTCAAGTTAGCATTCTTGGAGCTCATTTTTCATCACAACTTCCTCCATGTGCCAATAATTATTTTTTACCCCCATGGGATGGTTTGGATAGAGAATACCATACACAAGTGAATGTTACTTACTAAACATCTCTAACGTTAAGCAGCATGTGTATTCACAAACATTACAATTTGTTTATGCAATGGAAATTATGTAATTAAGTGATTTGCAAACTTAAAACACCTCACCACTCTAAGTAAAAGTGAGGTAAGTGCACAACTGAAGTaaaacaaacaataaaagaaGCTGTGACATCCTTTCTCAAGGGATTCACGACATAAAAAAAATCCCCTTGTACTACCTATGATTACCATAGTGGCTGGATTGTTGCAGTACCAAGTTTCCGTCAGCTAATGCCAGTTCCAGAGCAGCTTCTTCCAGGCGGTGACAAAGTGCTTGTACAGATTCTGCAGCAGCATTAAACGCTGACCACTTGGAACATATTCTTGACATATTTCTGGCACATCACCTGGTATCGTCACACCTATTTTTTACTGTGGAATGACTCTACAGTTCGACCGTGTGATTGAATATGTCGGCTCCTTAAGATGCATCAAGCAATATTACTTTACCTTTGTGTTCGGTACTATGCCCTTTAGATACTGCACTCATTCACTCATATATTTGAACTTGTTGGGGGCCTTTTAAGGTAGCGCGTGCTACTGATTGAATGTACAATGCTCAAGACCTTATTGGGCTTTCTATTAATTGAAAGCAGAAGACCCCATATTTTAGATTAAGCAGTTGTTCTTGCAACTCATTGGCACTTGGGAGTAGGAGACACCTTAAAAAGCAGCTGCCTTCTCATCTTCATTTGCCAGTGCATTACGGCCTTGCAGTTTTCATCCTTACATGGCACAGGAGTACTGGGTGCATGAGGTATTTGAGAACACAGCTTCCAATTTCCATAGACAGTGATATTCTGTCAACTGAATCAATTAGCTTTGTCATGACACCCTCTGCCATCTAgaacatttattttcattttgcagTTTCCATGGTGCCCACACAACAGCACCAATGACATCATGGTGCTATGTCACGCTGAGTTTACTGCCCCTTTTGGCACTGGGTTGTTTTCGCGTTACAAGAAGACTAcctaaagtgtttttttcttctcggtgCACTATGGTTGTTTTTTTAACCCCTTAACTGCCGATGACATGACAACTCGCCATCATAAGTGTCCTCCGGTGCCGACGACGAGTTAACTTATGAATTTTTGCACATGTGTATGTGTTCAGTTTCCTGAATTTATACCAAAAAATAATACACAATGACTTTCACTATCTTTTTTTACTTCTAAAAGTTTTGTTAGAATTTGTCACGGCAGTAAAGGGGTTAAACAGACAGATCACTAGCCTCAGCCAGTTCTAACAAACTGCAAAGTTCTGAAAAGCTGTCTTTAAGATTCAAAGCCAATGTTGCCATCCACCTTTTACTTCACTGCACTTGCTACATGCTAAGCTACTGCTACACCACACACTAGACAATGGAACTTTCCTAAACTTGACTggtctttttgtcttttttgaaTGCCAGATTTCGTGCctatttttttagccaaattcaTAGCAGTATTCTCAGCCTGCATAAATTCAGGCCGTAATATACTACAGCTGCTTTTTCTATTCAaagtaactgagcatgtgttggtgggctagttggttaagcataaTTACAacgacggcgccgaataaaacaacacacggagaagggggacacgagacagcacgtaggcgtaGGTGTAGCACCTACGTGCTGTCGCATGTCCCCCTTctgtgtgtgttgttttattcggcgccgtctttgtaatcatgctgtTCAAAGTGTTGTTCTTTTCTTGCATCTAGTAACTTTACTCTGTTTTGGCAAGTTCATTTTCTAGACTGTGCTTATTTTCAATGTAATCGGTTAAACTTGGGTGCTTGGTTACAAGTTTGTTTCTTAATGAGACTGCAGACTCGTTAGTTAAGGCATCCCAATGCATTCCTGCCCTTCCTGCAGCACCATTGTCAACGTGCATAACTAAGGCTTGATTGTGAAGGTGCACAGTTAAGCACAAAGGTGTACAGTTAAGCATGTCACTGCAGCAATCGGATATTGGCACCTCATACACCCCGGGCAGGGTGAATTCAATACACAGCTTCACTAAACTATGCCACATTTCTACACCAAAATCCCTTCCCGAATTTTTTTACCTACACAGATCTGATCTGGTGCACTCCTCCCTGTACATCTTCAGTAATCAGGAAAACGCAAtggattttttctttttgtaatgtcAGTTCACTAGCTTTAGGTAACAGATCAATATTCCCTTTTCTGAATTTGGCCTAGAAATGACTattcccataatttttcaattcacAGCTTCAACTCTTGGGCATAGCCACAGGGACATTTGCTCCGCTGTCCAAGATTTCATTGCAGATTCAAAGCAACCGCCCTGTGAAATTTGTTTTATCCACATTTCCTTTCTGTGCTTTTTCATTCATGCTGggcaattcattttcttttttttgcagcacTGAATTTACCTTTTCTCACAAATTTGCAAACAAAATTTATTAGGGTCATTAGCTTCATCCacccaattcttggccaatccctcatAGCACATATGAACCGCAAGATGAGCGGAAAACAAAATATTGAATCTCTGCCAATGTAGCTTCACTCATCTTCCTTCAGGGTCTCTTCAACCTCTGTGGCTTTTTATTTATTACAACTCCAAGACATGGCAGCAGCAGCCAAGGTTTAATGAAATAAATGTGGATCTGGATACATATGCTATCATAATACATAGCATAACCAAATACAGCACACAAAGCAGCTTGCACAAGTCTGAAAATATGCTCATACAAATTCAATATTTCAATGAGAAACCACTCGGCCTAGTTCCAGCTACATGTGACAATACTAGTTGCATACTTGACCAATCATTCTCCAATGAAGTTTGGCCACAGCGAATGTGCAATATGGATAAGTGCTCACACACAGCTTAGTCATCAATTAAACTAAATGTGCAGTTTTATATAATGGCAAAATGACCATCTTTGCACACCGTAGGCACTTAAAAACTTGCACGCCTTTTCTtatgcaaatatatatattttttgtatgCAGCCATTAATGAGAACAAGATGCTTGAGGTACAACCGGGATTTGTACTATCCTGAATGTCCACATTTATGCAGTTTCACGTTCTTTTGCAGCAACCCTGAAAGCAGCCACTGCTTTATAAAAATGCGGCGAGGTTCAGCGCATGCTGGGCTGAGTCCTCACATGACGTACACCTTCTCGGCTTCCCGCAAATCGAAGGAGTCGCGAGAGCGCGGACAAGTTACACGTCCTCGACGagcgaccgcgcgcagtgccTGCTCGCCGTACACGAAGCCGTTGGGCAGCACAAGTGGTTGGTTGTGCTCGTTGAGGGGCTGGCCCGAGATGCGACAGACGAGACGCGACTGCGAGCAATGCGCGTACGGCAGACCCCGCGCCAGACAGTTGAGCGCACGGCTGCACACAGGGCAGTCCGGGTTGCGCTGGTTCTCGTCGTAGCACTGCGGCGTCTTGAGAGCCGAAAGGCCGGCCTGCAGGGCCACGGTCAGCACCGAACAGCTGCTCAGCTGGTACAAGCGCAGCTGCTCCTGGCGGAACTGTTGCACTAGCAGGTCCCAGCGACTGTCGGCCAGCAGCTCCCAGCGGCTGTCACCCAACAGTTCCCAGCGGCCGTCGGGTGGACGCGCACCAGGCAGCGCCAGCAGGCTCATCACACGCTGTACCTCGGCCAGTTGTGCCTCGTCTTCCAGCGCGCCGAAGTGACGCCGCGCATGCCGCACGGCCTCAAGGCGCCGGTCGCGACGCACGAGCTCGACAAACTCCTGCTGCCGCAACTGGAACTCGAGTGTGCTGCGCAACTTGCGCAGCTTTGATTTGTTGTCGTGACACCAGGCCAGGCACTTGCTGGTGTCGCGGCTTGCCAGCGAATCCTCAACCTCCTTCGAAACGAGGAATAGGTCCATATTTGTCAGGTCACGCAGCCCACTGCGCTCGGCAAGTTTGGCCGCCGTGCCGTAATAACCCGCGCGCAGCAAGTGCTCCACGAGCATGCGGTCGAGACGCTGTCGCTTCCATTGCTCGCCACCTGCCTCGAAGCCCTTGAGGTGTTCGACGCGTCGCTTGCAAGCCGCCGCGGCTTCCAATTCTTCGGTGATGCTCTCGGCGCTCTTGCGCCGAAGCAGCTCCAGTTTCTCCAGTAAGCTTCCGAGTTGACTGCGCAGCTGACCAGCGGGCGCCTTCTCTCGGAGGCTTTTTTCCAATTCGGCCGCCCCGCTCTGCACATGCGACACCTCTCGATCCATGGTCTTTTGGGCCGCTCGAAACTTCTTGTTCAGGATCTCGTACGGCACCTACAAACGTTCAGTATCGTTCACTCAGCCTGCGAAGAAGCATAAACGCGTCAAATACCCACCTTAAGAGTGGGGTGCTCCAGCGCCTTGATGTCCGACATTTCAGCTGATTCACCCCGAACACTCGACGTCAAGACTGCAGCGCCTTCGGCGCCGACACCGCTCACATGAAGCGCTGCACGTTACGGCTCCGGCGAGCAACGACCCGGGAAACCAAGCGCTAGGCCGTGTTGCGTCGACCAAATGGAGCCGACAGCTGAGCGGCGCGTATTAATATTGTGCGGAGCGATATTCCACCCAACTGTGTCCTCTCAGCACCTAAAAAGATCGAAGCCTATTTCCTTTCACCGCCGTTACTCGTCCGCAGAGTCATTGGCCACGCAAAATGAACATAACATTGCAAACGATCGCGACAAAAAAATGATTTAAAGACAGCAGCCCATTACTTAACACTATCTACAAGCACAAGAACGTCCAGTCTCGCAAACAAACCCCTCAGAACGAGATTACACGAGATCGCTTATCCGCCTCTCCCGTTGAAGGTTTTTGGCGTTCTTTCGCTACGTCATAGGCTCGTATATTCGTTTATTTTGGCTCTAGCTCGCGAGACTTGTGGCGGGTGGTAATAATTTCTGTACTATTTTGCAAGGAACGTACCAAGTTACGCGATCTAACGGCCATCTCTTGGATTTTGTTTTAGGCTTTACGGGTAGCTCCACTCGCTGCAGCAACGCATTACCGGCCATAGTCGTCAGCCTTTGTTTGCTAAGTGAGCTCCTCGACTCAAAAGGTAAGACTTGTCACTGGAAAGCTGTTGTCTGTGGCTGTTTTATGATGCCGTTGAATGATTTTCCTTGGAGTGTGATCGAATGTTGAGCTCCTGCCTGAACCCCAATCTCCCATGTGTGCATTTGTCGAAGTGATAATTGGGGCTGAAAGGCTTAGTCAGACATTACTTGTTGACCGCTCCCCGAGTTGTTCTTGCCTAGCAGGTAAATAAGTAGGCTTGGGCGACAGCCTTGCATGCGCCGTGACCGTGAGCGACTGTGGAATTATGGCCGTGCAGCTGGAGCGTCTCTTCGGAGCGCGTGCGCACGGACCACCGTGGCGTGAACAAAGCACGCGGTGTTGGCGTTCGAAGCATGTTCTGTGACTTGATTAGTTCTTCGCAGCACGAGCGCACGAGATGTGTCGTAAGCGCTCGCGCTGCGGTTCATAGACCGTTGGATTGTTTACTTTTGCTGGTGATGAGCGGGCTCAagcgttgcatttggtggagtcTTTCGCTGACCTACATTTAGCGTGCGCTTGCCGTCCCGGAAGTTTTGAACGCCAAACAAGCGGGCACGCTCTCTTTGTCCAAATTCGCATTCCATGGCGGCAACCAGCCCGCGGCAACATTGATTAGGCTTATTTTTTGCGCCAGATAAATGCCGCCGCGTCATTTGGCTGCACCTTTGGCGTGCCACATGCCGCGGCAGCCATTCGGGGAGGGGTCTGGCAGTGGCTTGCTCGCGGAGCGGCTGTGCCGCGAGCCGAGGAGGGAGCCCATCGAGGCCGGCCGGCCAGCCGCCTGCGCCTCGGCGACGCCGTCGTAGCCCTCGAGATTTGGTTGTTTATTTCGTGTGCTGCGGCGCTGGCCGAGGAGCGCGCAACGTGCCGACGTGCTGTAACTGGGGGCGCCTGCGGCGCTTGACCTGTCGCAAGAAAAACATGGAGTTTCGGCGGGCTTTTCCCCGTCGTCTGCAGCGGGGAGCCGTGACGTCAGTCTGCTTAGACGCCCCGATTGGCTCGCGCGCGTGTCGCTTCGATGGCGCCCGTGCTGGGGCCCCCTTTGTTTTGGTCCTGCGTTGTTGCGGCACGTGCCCATCTCTCTCTGGCATTTGCAGATCCCGCGAGAAATGCAGCATGTGGGCTTCTGCCGGTCCTGATTTGCAGAAGCCAAGCGGGCAGTTTTGAACTGGAACAGAGTGAGTACGCCTTCTCGGTCGGCTGCTGCAGTGGCGCTGACCTGTTGCGCCGCGTTGTCACCTTTGCATTTTGAGGGGTCTGCGCCGGGCTGCTCACGCGCGGAAGGCCGCGCGAGCAGCCCGGTCTGGCCGTTCGTGCACTGCGGCCGGTTGCACCGCTtggctttgtgtgtgcgtgtgtgtgcgcgcgcgcccgtCTGGATCGCTGACTGCGCACCTCGTCGCACGCTCCGAACGGAGCTTTGTTGATGCCCGGCGCCGTTCATTGATTGCGCGTCGTGTTGCCCGGCTTTCGCTGCAGTGCGCGCTTTGTGCCCCTCCCCAAAACACTTCTCTTACATTGTCTTGCGATGCAGGGAAGGGTCGCTCGCGGCGGGTCACGTCGGATGGGGCTTTCGTCGGCGGCCTGTTTTCCAGCGCTGGCCATTTTAGTGTCGCCGATGTATTGCTCCCATTCTACTAGCTAGTGTCATTTTGCAGTGTGTGAAAGGTTAACTCGTTGCCAAGTCGTTGCTTATAGTAGTGAAACACGGATCAGTTCGAAACATTTGGCGCTTTCGAGCCTGTACCATGCGACAGCTTTGGAGAAGTATTCAGAAACACTTCATGGTCGAAGTCCGCATTCCCCCGCCACTTATTGCACCCGCCAACTTATTTTTAGCGCGCATCGCCGGTTTTCTGTTTAGCTGTCCGTGTAGCATACTTGATTACTGTGTTTCCTCAATCCTGATTTACGAATTATTGTTCTAGCGTAGAACAATCGAAAGGTTTAAGTAAAGAAAGTAATGCATAACAATTTTGTGGCCGGTTTATTTGAAAGCTCTAATGAAATATTTACGTAAGGGATGCGACAGTATGAAACACCAGATCTTCGTTTACAGCCGatatttttctttgttcccaACCTGAAAAGGTTTCATCGAGAGTATACTTCGGAGGCGCAGCACCAGCGAGAAATCCAGTTTCTAACGCGCGGTATTTCAGCAGAACACACACGCGCGTCGTGCCAATTTTAAGCTGTGAATTAAAACCGCTTTTTCGCGGCCCTCACCGTTTCCGTGTGCTCGCATTCGTATTATTGGCGCCTCGTATATGCTGCCCCTCATAACTATAACATAGCTATAAATCACTTCACATATAGTATGTCATACAATGTTTGTGCTAGCCGCAAATGCAGCGCTTGAAATGAACTGGTCTGGATCACTTGTATTAACTACTCATGTCAACACCGCTTGTCTACGAAGATCACGTTACTTGGCTAATAACATTAGCTGTGTTCTGCTATGGAACGTGtgcttgtatgtttttttttttaaattttactaTCTCAATTTACAATCTCTAATTTTACAATCGCACTTGGTTGACAAGAGGGTGACTTCTAGTCGAAGTGAACACACTGCTAGCCGAAGGTTCCTAATTCTAATGTACTGTATGATTGTGAAGTTCTTAATAACAATTGCAATTAGTTTATTTATCGAAGTACTGCAGTGGTTTCTATTTAAGGATAGTCTGCTGAAGCTCTATAGATGTGTGCAGAACTCCTTAACACTGATGGTACTGTCTGGCTTGTGCCTACCTGTACCATGGGCATTGTCAGTCATGCGTCTGTTCCAATATCTCTGCAGGACCCTGGGTACTTAGTCATAAGCCAGAAGTACCATGAGCAGGTACTGCAGAATTGCCATGAATGAAGTCTGCTTCTATTGCCTGCCAATATAGTGCATATTGGAAGTTGCTGGTTGGTCTTGCATCAGGTTTTAAGCTCAGGTGTTTATATTCCTTgctcagtcttttttttttttcgtaatgcaTTATTGGGGCTACATTCGTTATATTATTTTTGGCATTGTTAATATGTGAGCGTCTGTATTGGCTGACTTTACTAGCCGTGTTGGGAAGCTCTGAACATAACTCCTTAATTGTATGTGACAAGTAGGATTGGGGATAAACTTTTAGGGCTGTCAATGTTTTTTGTATGTGTTCATCTTTTGGTAGTTCTGAATGTAACAGAAGTACTAGAGAAGTATTTGTAGAAATGGTGGGAGCTCCAAGAATTTGCTAAAAGAATTTTAGTCCGTTTTTCTACATGCCTATGTTAATTAGGGTGAGGGGCACATTACTTTAAATTTAAGGTGGAGTATGGTCAAAATAAAGATTGCATTATATTGTGTTTGTTGTATTTATAATGTATTTGTTGGATTTTGTGTTGATTTAATACATTAATCAAAACATTTCCTGTTTATTATATTCCTGCCCTTCACTATCTTTCAAAAATAACGACAAAACAAATTTTAGTAAGTGCATCAAAATTGGTAGGTCACAATGCATGGAAAGCTGTTGTAGACAATTTGAGAGGCTTTCACTCACCTGCATTGCATGCTGCAACATATCTTCATACTGATAAAGTAATTCTTAAGTACACTGACATTTGCAGCTGAGAGAGAATATTCAGGGGCTTTGTCCCACAATTCATATTCTTGATGAAACATTGCTGAACAACATGACTCGAGGTTTTTCTCCAATTGTTTCTAGCAGCTGCACCGTTTTGAAGCAGCAAGTGGTGACACCAGTCGTGCTACAGTGCACGTGCAGTGTGCAAAACTTGCTGATAATACAACACTGCCAAAATTTTGTGAATCTTGAAGCAATGTGGTTATCTTGACAGGTGTACTTATTGTGCACCTTGATATTTTTCTTTGGGCATGCGTTCAAATATTGGTGCTCGGAGGATGGGCTGGCTGTGCCAGCCATCTTAACTGCGGAGCACAATTGCAACTTTTTGCAATGACATTTTTTAGTGCATGATGTCTGCAGCAATGGTTTGCTATCCTTATAATTAATGTGTTGCAAAATGCATTCTTTTTGCACGGTTGGCATTGTATTTTAAACTGTACTGAAAGCTTAATTCGCACTAACGCTTTTCTCTGTTCAATATCACTATTGATGTGAACTTCATTATTCATACACAAGACAAGTACGAGCCTCGTAACAGCTTCAGCAGCAATACTTCCCGGTGGAATGGCTAACTTCATTTAGAGTGATGCCATGTATTTTACAGAAGCTTAGTGGATTGGACTTATGCCTTTTTCATTAGCATCCCTTGGTCACTGGTAACAATATTGTAGTTAAGTAGAATGTCATTATGTTTGTTTTATTTAGTAacacctcgttataacgaagtggAAGAGGGAGCCAGAATGAATTGTTATATCCAATTGCATCTACTGGATCTTTGGGGACTTCAAGGGGAATTACACATAGTTTGTTATATCCTGTTTTGTTATAATGAGGTTTGACTATATCATTAACTGAATTGCAATGCAAAATCTGCCAATATACAGTGctttctctgctttttttttttttcacacaatcATAATTTTA
This Dermacentor albipictus isolate Rhodes 1998 colony chromosome 1, USDA_Dalb.pri_finalv2, whole genome shotgun sequence DNA region includes the following protein-coding sequences:
- the Kaz gene encoding E3 ubiquitin-protein transferase MAEA — protein: MSDIKALEHPTLKVPYEILNKKFRAAQKTMDREVSHVQSGAAELEKSLREKAPAGQLRSQLGSLLEKLELLRRKSAESITEELEAAAACKRRVEHLKGFEAGGEQWKRQRLDRMLVEHLLRAGYYGTAAKLAERSGLRDLTNMDLFLVSKEVEDSLASRDTSKCLAWCHDNKSKLRKLRSTLEFQLRQQEFVELVRRDRRLEAVRHARRHFGALEDEAQLAEVQRVMSLLALPGARPPDGRWELLGDSRWELLADSRWDLLVQQFRQEQLRLYQLSSCSVLTVALQAGLSALKTPQCYDENQRNPDCPVCSRALNCLARGLPYAHCSQSRLVCRISGQPLNEHNQPLVLPNGFVYGEQALRAVARRGRVTCPRSRDSFDLREAEKVYVM